A single window of Archangium gephyra DNA harbors:
- a CDS encoding ATP-grasp domain-containing protein, whose amino-acid sequence MTTRSPARPVLFVGSRDDTHVSELARRVEQEGAEALMVDTLTFPQETRLSLTEGLDGITLEGRRLERPGAIYLRSYHAHPLTFGVDAQEAMDDDWRTTLVAFREKTTLLRGLVGRWEAMGVPLYNPLTSDWRTPKPVQLALLADAGLPVPETLWTNDPEAVRRFAAGRRVAYKPVEGGAATLELGPEDLTDARLEALEAAPVTFQELMPGEDVRVYVLDGEIIASLRIISRALDFRQNEERIESFELPPEVARQCLRATEVVGLRWTGMDLKRDARGTLRFLELNASPMFLGFDARAGTDLLGHLARALVRAARTSIP is encoded by the coding sequence ATGACGACCCGCTCACCCGCCCGGCCCGTGCTCTTCGTGGGCTCCCGCGACGACACGCACGTGTCGGAGCTGGCGCGCCGGGTCGAGCAGGAGGGAGCCGAGGCCCTCATGGTGGACACCCTCACCTTCCCGCAGGAGACGCGCCTGTCCCTGACGGAAGGCCTCGACGGCATCACCCTGGAGGGACGGCGTCTCGAGCGGCCCGGAGCCATCTACCTGCGCAGCTACCACGCCCATCCGCTCACCTTCGGCGTGGACGCACAGGAGGCGATGGATGACGACTGGCGCACCACGCTCGTGGCCTTCCGGGAGAAGACCACGCTGCTGCGCGGGCTGGTGGGGCGCTGGGAGGCCATGGGCGTGCCGCTCTACAACCCGCTCACCTCGGACTGGCGCACGCCCAAGCCGGTACAGCTCGCGCTCCTGGCGGACGCGGGGCTGCCGGTGCCCGAGACACTCTGGACGAATGATCCGGAGGCGGTGCGCCGGTTCGCCGCGGGCCGGCGCGTGGCCTACAAGCCCGTCGAGGGCGGCGCGGCCACGCTGGAGCTGGGGCCCGAGGATCTCACCGACGCACGGCTGGAGGCCCTGGAGGCCGCCCCCGTCACCTTCCAGGAGTTGATGCCCGGCGAGGACGTGCGCGTCTACGTGCTCGACGGGGAGATCATCGCCAGCCTGCGCATCATCTCGCGTGCGCTCGACTTCCGGCAGAACGAGGAGCGCATCGAGTCCTTCGAGCTACCGCCCGAGGTGGCGCGTCAGTGCCTCCGGGCCACGGAGGTGGTGGGGCTGCGCTGGACGGGGATGGACCTCAAGCGGGATGCACGGGGCACGCTGCGCTTCCTCGAGCTCAACGCCTCGCCCATGTTCCTCGGCTTCGACGCGCGCGCGGGCACGGACCTCCTCGGGCATCTGGCGCGGGCCCTCGTGCGAGCCGCGCGCACTTCCATTCCCTGA
- a CDS encoding vitamin K epoxide reductase family protein has protein sequence MLRDPDVPSDDPAEVLAEVARRLGLRYSRTHVREVLARHAQPGTLLALAQEAPALGLDVTAGQGDLETLDTLEADELPAILHFQSGPQGGFGLLEAVTPPTEDTPGTFRIWDSRRGSREMDRDTLSALWSGVVVFLEYGGEGEPEPGYLRHRVRELLLRDWKLKTALAGPSASPWMRGFLAALVGVLLVGAVLAQPPGLRLPTALLALLSGVGLAAALTALSWTRDGKASRLCGGGGALDCESVLLSAWASPAGVPLAGLGTAFFGAQLLVLCTAPLGGGPVQTWLTGAAFLPTLPLSLLLVVAQVRMRRFCTLCMMVHAVDLGGAAVFLLGVLPRGPTPPPGLLPAALLLVLLFGLVLSSSVPLLSRGSENESLLREHTRLLRSPLATLAQLSQEPRLALDGEALGPRLGEADAPHVLIVLAHPACGHCGPVLEELETLLARHGAQVRAYVALAPMDPDDPKDQAACEALAAAGVAWGGELFLQLFRAAKRDYTRLRNAGEPLALVAADAGQEAGTLMAVRERARARVHAAAALKQRHARGLPTLFLDGRRCEAPLAHVAEWLDRPALLDPLTPRISSVEPHPEGAHAP, from the coding sequence ATGCTTCGAGATCCCGACGTCCCCAGCGATGACCCGGCGGAGGTCCTCGCCGAGGTGGCCCGGCGCCTGGGCCTGCGCTACTCGCGAACCCACGTGCGCGAGGTCCTCGCACGCCACGCGCAACCAGGCACCCTGCTGGCCCTGGCGCAGGAGGCTCCCGCGTTGGGGCTGGACGTCACCGCGGGCCAGGGAGACCTGGAGACCCTCGACACCCTGGAGGCGGACGAGCTACCCGCCATCCTCCACTTCCAGTCCGGGCCCCAGGGAGGCTTCGGCCTGCTCGAAGCGGTCACTCCGCCGACGGAGGACACGCCGGGCACCTTCCGCATCTGGGACAGCCGGCGGGGCAGCCGGGAGATGGATCGGGACACGCTCTCGGCCCTCTGGTCGGGAGTCGTGGTCTTCCTGGAGTACGGCGGCGAGGGCGAGCCCGAGCCGGGCTATCTCCGTCACCGCGTACGAGAACTGCTCCTCCGGGACTGGAAGCTGAAGACGGCCCTCGCCGGCCCGTCCGCCTCGCCCTGGATGCGCGGATTCCTGGCGGCGCTGGTAGGCGTGCTGCTCGTAGGGGCAGTGCTCGCCCAACCCCCCGGCCTCCGGCTGCCCACCGCACTGCTGGCGCTGCTCTCTGGAGTGGGACTCGCGGCGGCACTGACGGCGCTCTCGTGGACACGAGACGGCAAGGCCTCGCGCCTGTGTGGAGGCGGCGGAGCGCTGGACTGCGAGAGCGTGCTGCTCTCCGCCTGGGCGAGTCCCGCCGGAGTGCCACTGGCCGGACTGGGTACCGCCTTCTTCGGAGCCCAGTTGCTGGTGCTGTGCACCGCTCCGCTCGGCGGCGGCCCGGTGCAGACGTGGCTCACGGGCGCGGCCTTCCTCCCCACCCTGCCCCTGTCCCTGCTCCTGGTCGTGGCGCAGGTGCGGATGCGGCGCTTCTGCACGCTCTGCATGATGGTGCATGCGGTGGACCTCGGCGGCGCGGCCGTCTTCCTCCTCGGAGTCCTGCCGCGGGGGCCCACGCCGCCGCCGGGCCTGCTTCCCGCCGCGCTGCTGCTGGTGCTCCTGTTCGGGCTGGTGCTGTCCTCCTCGGTGCCCCTGCTCTCCCGCGGCAGCGAGAACGAGTCCCTCCTCCGGGAGCACACGCGCCTGCTGCGCTCCCCACTGGCGACGCTCGCGCAGCTCTCCCAGGAGCCACGGCTGGCCCTCGACGGAGAGGCCCTCGGACCCCGGCTGGGAGAGGCGGACGCACCGCACGTGCTCATCGTCCTGGCGCACCCCGCTTGCGGCCACTGCGGCCCCGTCCTCGAGGAGCTCGAGACGCTGTTGGCACGGCACGGAGCGCAGGTGCGCGCGTACGTAGCGCTCGCGCCCATGGACCCGGATGACCCGAAGGACCAGGCGGCATGCGAGGCGCTCGCGGCGGCCGGAGTGGCCTGGGGAGGCGAGCTCTTCCTCCAGCTCTTCCGCGCGGCCAAACGGGACTACACGCGCCTGCGGAACGCCGGGGAGCCCCTGGCCCTCGTGGCGGCGGATGCGGGACAGGAGGCCGGAACACTCATGGCCGTACGAGAGCGTGCCCGGGCCCGGGTACACGCGGCCGCCGCGCTCAAGCAGCGTCATGCCCGGGGCCTGCCCACCCTCTTCCTCGATGGCCGCCGCTGCGAGGCACCGCTGGCCCATGTCGCCGAGTGGCTCGACCGGCCAGCCCTGCTCGACCCCCTCACGCCCCGGATCTCCTCCGTCGAACCCCACCCCGAAGGAGCACACGCACCATGA
- a CDS encoding MmcQ/YjbR family DNA-binding protein gives MTMTPVPPEMKRLEPFELALREAGMGYPEVTEDFPWGHRTLKVKGKAFVFLSLTGEGLSMSMKLPQSNGAALMLPFVQPTGYGLGKSGWVSASFGARDTPPLDMLRQWLDESYRAVAPKKLVAQLGGAAGAPKAEKAPAKTRSAPARKSAPAAAKKAPAKKAAAKKAPARKRSQRA, from the coding sequence ATGACGATGACTCCGGTTCCCCCCGAGATGAAGCGACTCGAGCCCTTCGAACTGGCCCTGCGCGAGGCGGGCATGGGCTACCCCGAGGTGACCGAGGATTTCCCGTGGGGGCACCGGACGCTCAAGGTGAAGGGAAAGGCCTTCGTCTTCCTGTCGCTGACGGGCGAGGGCCTGTCGATGTCCATGAAGCTGCCGCAGTCGAACGGGGCGGCGCTGATGCTGCCGTTCGTGCAGCCGACGGGGTACGGCCTGGGCAAGAGCGGCTGGGTGTCCGCGAGCTTCGGTGCGCGTGACACGCCGCCGCTCGACATGCTGCGCCAGTGGCTGGACGAGAGCTACCGCGCGGTGGCGCCCAAGAAGCTCGTGGCGCAGCTGGGCGGTGCGGCGGGAGCGCCCAAGGCGGAGAAGGCGCCCGCCAAGACCCGGAGCGCACCGGCCCGGAAGTCCGCGCCGGCCGCGGCGAAGAAGGCTCCCGCGAAGAAGGCCGCGGCGAAGAAGGCTCCGGCCAGGAAGCGATCTCAGCGCGCCTGA
- a CDS encoding dirigent protein, whose protein sequence is MRKTILMAVLTAAPMLSCANNGPAEEAWTLNTIADARSGIATPVDVDPPGDSPGDMFVFDQPLLNEAKETIGSNSGYCVRTLPGQFSECQWTLTMADGTITVAGREAETGTSLIPIIGGTGTYEGASGVLTTTPNGDRTFTQVLTLLKPKK, encoded by the coding sequence ATGCGCAAGACCATCCTCATGGCCGTCCTGACCGCGGCACCGATGCTGAGCTGTGCCAACAACGGGCCCGCGGAGGAAGCCTGGACGCTGAACACCATCGCCGATGCCCGCAGCGGCATCGCCACGCCGGTGGATGTGGATCCGCCGGGTGACTCGCCGGGCGACATGTTCGTGTTCGACCAGCCGTTGTTGAACGAGGCGAAGGAGACGATCGGGAGCAACAGCGGCTACTGCGTCCGGACGCTGCCCGGGCAGTTCAGCGAGTGCCAGTGGACGCTGACGATGGCGGACGGCACCATCACGGTCGCGGGCCGGGAAGCCGAGACGGGCACGTCGCTGATTCCGATCATCGGAGGCACGGGCACCTACGAAGGGGCGAGCGGAGTGCTGACCACCACGCCGAACGGAGACAGGACGTTCACCCAGGTGCTCACGCTGTTGAAGCCGAAGAAGTAA
- a CDS encoding IF-2 protein, translating to MNPMMNPQQNRPGFGRRATSAFTRLLVILLILGLGGAVAFLLSQLNARTFTLAQENGQLVVMKGRMLPTGAAPYRPGDARLADAYAPLPFEGRDVSALLEQRFTERDELDRALFPVLEGLARPRVQSDDPAVLEKGLYFLRRAELLSGLTEEQRRTLETMKADVAFFQARQKLEQARRDVTEALTQLKLASESRNRNTQKANQMLTVVGPAAQALEKALRAVDASLAEPGSSPAPSGTGLPPPAPEGQQTAPQEQGTGATPPPTTPPAGVRSSDSETQQRPQ from the coding sequence ATGAATCCCATGATGAACCCACAGCAGAACCGGCCGGGCTTCGGCCGCCGGGCCACGAGCGCCTTCACGCGGCTGCTCGTCATCCTCTTGATCCTGGGCCTGGGAGGGGCGGTGGCCTTCCTGCTCTCGCAGCTCAACGCCCGCACCTTCACCCTGGCCCAGGAGAACGGGCAACTGGTGGTGATGAAGGGGCGGATGCTGCCCACCGGGGCGGCGCCCTACCGGCCCGGGGACGCGCGGCTGGCGGACGCCTATGCCCCCCTCCCCTTCGAGGGCCGGGACGTCTCGGCGCTCCTGGAGCAGCGTTTCACCGAGCGGGACGAGCTGGACCGGGCCCTCTTCCCGGTGCTGGAGGGGCTCGCCCGGCCGCGGGTGCAGTCGGACGACCCGGCGGTGCTGGAGAAGGGACTCTACTTCCTGCGTCGGGCGGAGCTGCTGTCCGGGCTGACGGAGGAGCAGCGCCGCACGCTGGAGACGATGAAGGCGGACGTGGCCTTCTTCCAGGCGCGGCAGAAGCTGGAGCAGGCGCGGCGGGACGTGACGGAGGCGCTGACGCAGCTGAAGCTGGCGTCGGAGAGCCGCAACCGCAACACGCAGAAGGCCAACCAGATGCTCACCGTGGTGGGCCCGGCGGCCCAGGCGCTGGAGAAGGCCCTGCGGGCAGTGGACGCCAGTCTGGCCGAGCCCGGCTCCTCCCCGGCCCCGTCCGGAACGGGCCTCCCCCCTCCGGCCCCCGAGGGCCAGCAGACGGCTCCCCAGGAGCAGGGCACCGGGGCCACGCCTCCGCCCACGACGCCTCCTGCGGGAGTGCGGTCCAGCGACAGCGAGACGCAGCAGCGCCCCCAGTAA